One stretch of Corvus hawaiiensis isolate bCorHaw1 chromosome 1, bCorHaw1.pri.cur, whole genome shotgun sequence DNA includes these proteins:
- the LOC125330763 gene encoding leucine-rich repeat-containing protein 37A-like: MGPMKAVGEPKVDQRLNRNLDFLSDPLVQSRPAASSRGEATAEEGQSSLGGHLLIIPDSTETHWKQQEEGSRFLNKPGSPQGPDLALVPGERLETTVDCFLRLLVPDKGLRTFMAHVEQALRTDCSLPQLQLACAKMVSKTGLLLKVLSERQENQGASERMGQCRLQANISRRTALEEDQEPTGKVCSQCAAVLCRQLLSRKSWLRR; the protein is encoded by the exons ATGGGCCCTATGAAAGCGGTGGGAGAGCCCAAAGTCGACCAGCGTCTAAACAGGAACCTGGATTTTCTCTCTGACCCGTTGGTTCAGAGCCGCCCCGCTGCGAGCAGCAGGGGAGAGGCCACGGCTGAAGAGGGGCAGTCCTCTCTGGGCGGGCACCTCCTGATCATCCCTGACTCCACAGAGACACACTGGAAGCAACAGGAAGAAGGCTCCAGGTTCCTCAATAAACCTGGGAGCCCCCAAGGCCCAGACCTTGCGCTGGTTCCAGGAGAGCGCTTGGAAACCACGGTCGATTGTTTCCTGCGCTTGCTGGTGCCGGACAAAGGCCTGCGGACGTTCATGGCCCATGTGGAGCAAGCCCTGAGGACAGACTGcagcctgccccagctccagctggccTGTGCCAAGATGGTCTCAAAGACTGGGCTGCTTCTAAAGGTGCTCAGTGAGAGGCAAGAGAACCAGGGAGCCTCTGAACGCATGGGCCAGTGTCGTCTGCAAGCGAACATCTCCAGACGCACAGCTTTGGAGGAGGATCAGGAGCCCACAGGGAAG gtGTGTTCCCAATGTGCTGCAGTTCTTTGCCGACAGCTACTCAGCAGGAAATCGTGGCTGAGAAGGTAA